The proteins below come from a single Gordonia pseudamarae genomic window:
- a CDS encoding ABC transporter permease yields MSDRTAVTDQARRPRPRRIGLWCALAVLIGLVLYAFAVPLFVDHDTRIVDYTIAGVAPSADHPLGTDPAGRDLFIRVALGLRLSLTIALIVAVASTVLGTAVGVIAGFVGGAVDQVLMRTSDTVNALPHLILSLVIVAMFRGSVPAIIVALVLSHWVTTARIIRAQTLSMRNSEVIASAWLSGMGRGQIIRHHLVPAALGQALISVLLLVPHAVWHESTFSFLGIGLPPHEPSLGTLLSDAEGGLLLGQWWLLVFPGGALIAAVLAVGVAGRALTARITGAEVRWPRNVARKPGPSGPG; encoded by the coding sequence ATGTCTGACCGCACGGCTGTGACCGATCAGGCCCGCCGGCCCCGTCCCCGCCGGATCGGACTGTGGTGCGCGCTCGCCGTGCTGATCGGTCTGGTCCTGTACGCCTTCGCCGTGCCGCTGTTCGTCGACCATGACACCCGCATCGTCGACTACACGATCGCCGGTGTGGCTCCGTCGGCCGACCATCCGCTCGGCACCGATCCGGCCGGCCGCGACCTGTTCATCCGGGTCGCCCTCGGCCTGCGGCTGTCGCTGACGATCGCGCTGATCGTCGCGGTGGCGTCGACGGTCCTGGGCACCGCGGTGGGCGTGATCGCCGGATTCGTCGGCGGCGCCGTCGACCAGGTCCTGATGCGTACCAGTGACACCGTCAACGCGCTGCCCCATCTCATCCTGAGCCTGGTGATCGTGGCCATGTTCCGCGGCAGCGTGCCGGCGATCATCGTGGCGCTGGTACTCAGCCACTGGGTGACCACAGCGAGAATCATTCGGGCCCAAACGTTATCGATGCGTAACTCGGAGGTGATCGCCTCGGCATGGCTCAGCGGGATGGGACGCGGGCAGATCATCCGGCATCATCTGGTACCCGCGGCGCTGGGCCAGGCACTCATCTCGGTACTGCTGCTGGTGCCGCACGCCGTGTGGCACGAGTCGACGTTCTCCTTCCTCGGCATCGGCCTGCCGCCGCACGAACCGAGTCTGGGTACCCTGCTGTCCGACGCCGAGGGCGGTCTGCTGCTCGGTCAATGGTGGCTGCTGGTGTTCCCCGGCGGCGCACTGATCGCGGCCGTGCTGGCGGTGGGTGTCGCGGGGCGGGCGCTGACGGCGCGGATCACCGGAGCGGAGGTGCGATGGCCGAGAAACGTAGCGCGCAAGCCCGGTCCTTCAGGGCCGGGTTAG
- a CDS encoding RNA-guided endonuclease InsQ/TnpB family protein produces the protein MQLRYQYRVYPTPGQQNRLAQAFGCARVVFNDALRARQVAYQAGLKLSDTDVQKLVVTEAKRTPERQWLGEVASVVLVQASQDARRAYRNWFDSMSGKRKGRKVGAPRFRSRKDNRQAIRLTRNGFSIRANRKLYVAKVGELKVAWSRDLPSEPSSVTIIKDAAGRYFASFVVETSDEPLPESQFEVGIDLGLTSFAVCSDGRVIDSPKFLRRAERKLRKAQQDLSRKQKGSKNRTKARVRVAKAHARVADSRKDWAHKLSTTLIRENQAIYVEDLCVTGLARTRLAKSVHDAGWGMFVRMVEEKAARYGRTVVKVDRFFPSSQLCSVCGAKDGPKPLSVREWTCRGCGAVHDRDLNAAKNILAEGRSERLNACGETVSLPA, from the coding sequence ATGCAGTTGCGATATCAGTACCGCGTCTACCCGACGCCCGGACAGCAGAACAGGCTGGCCCAGGCGTTCGGGTGTGCGCGGGTGGTATTCAACGACGCGCTACGGGCACGGCAGGTCGCCTACCAGGCCGGGCTAAAACTCTCCGATACCGATGTGCAGAAGCTCGTGGTCACCGAGGCCAAGCGAACCCCAGAGCGTCAATGGCTGGGCGAGGTGGCATCGGTGGTGCTGGTGCAAGCCAGCCAGGACGCGCGGCGTGCGTATCGCAACTGGTTCGATTCGATGTCCGGGAAACGCAAGGGCCGCAAGGTCGGCGCACCTCGTTTCCGGTCCCGCAAAGACAATCGGCAAGCGATCCGGCTCACCCGCAACGGATTCTCGATCCGTGCGAATCGGAAGCTGTATGTGGCCAAGGTCGGCGAATTGAAGGTTGCCTGGTCACGCGACCTACCGTCGGAGCCATCGAGTGTCACGATCATCAAAGACGCGGCGGGCCGGTATTTCGCATCGTTCGTCGTCGAGACTTCGGACGAACCGCTGCCCGAGTCGCAGTTCGAGGTGGGTATCGATTTGGGTCTCACCTCGTTCGCGGTCTGCTCGGACGGCCGGGTGATCGACTCCCCGAAGTTCCTGCGCCGGGCCGAACGCAAACTCCGCAAAGCACAACAGGATCTGTCCCGCAAGCAGAAAGGATCGAAGAACCGCACCAAGGCCCGTGTGCGTGTCGCCAAAGCCCACGCCAGAGTGGCCGACTCCCGCAAGGATTGGGCGCACAAACTGTCCACGACATTGATCCGCGAGAACCAAGCGATCTACGTCGAGGACCTGTGCGTCACCGGGCTTGCGCGGACGCGGTTGGCGAAATCGGTGCACGACGCCGGGTGGGGCATGTTCGTGCGTATGGTGGAGGAGAAAGCCGCCCGGTACGGGCGCACCGTCGTCAAGGTGGATCGGTTTTTCCCGTCGAGCCAACTGTGTTCGGTGTGCGGGGCGAAGGACGGGCCGAAACCGCTCTCGGTTCGGGAGTGGACGTGTCGGGGGTGTGGTGCGGTCCACGACCGCGACCTGAACGCTGCCAAGAACATTCTCGCGGAGGGGCGCTCCGAGAGACTAAACGCCTGCGGAGAGACGGTCAGTCTTCCCGCGTGA
- a CDS encoding ATP-binding cassette domain-containing protein, whose product MKQEPAKTPRSGVVGIPVVYGREDVKSSVRLLISGLAVDITGEHGTVAAVRAVDLDVGAGCVHAVIGESGSGKSTVLRAISGALPPTAHARGRIELSGGGVPGGHADILGPARRRRSMLPPTPTLAGRVIGVIPQSAATALTPVRTFGAQLTETCAALGHRRDVGELITAVGLRSGDAGLYPHEMSGGMAQRAAFALALAGDPPLLLADEPTSALDPVLTAHLLAILRDHADAGGTVLLVTHDIEELESTRIAEEVSVMRHGRIVETGTATQVLRSPAHAYTRLLLAALPSRGLHAPATLHDPGALHDPGDTDGTVR is encoded by the coding sequence GTGAAACAGGAACCCGCCAAGACGCCACGAAGTGGCGTGGTAGGAATCCCGGTCGTTTACGGCCGGGAGGACGTCAAATCGTCTGTACGGCTGCTGATTTCGGGCCTGGCTGTCGACATCACCGGCGAACACGGCACCGTCGCCGCGGTGCGCGCGGTGGACCTCGACGTCGGTGCGGGATGCGTGCACGCGGTGATCGGCGAGTCCGGATCAGGCAAATCCACTGTCCTGCGGGCAATCAGCGGCGCGCTGCCACCGACCGCGCACGCACGCGGCCGGATCGAACTGTCGGGCGGGGGCGTTCCCGGCGGACACGCCGACATCCTCGGCCCCGCGCGGCGCCGACGCTCGATGCTGCCGCCGACACCCACCCTGGCCGGCCGGGTCATCGGCGTCATACCGCAATCGGCGGCAACGGCTCTGACGCCGGTGCGGACCTTCGGCGCCCAACTCACCGAAACCTGCGCGGCGCTCGGACACCGGCGCGATGTCGGCGAACTCATCACCGCCGTCGGACTCCGGTCCGGCGACGCCGGGCTGTATCCGCACGAGATGTCCGGTGGCATGGCCCAGCGGGCGGCGTTCGCGCTCGCGTTGGCCGGGGATCCGCCGCTGCTGCTCGCCGACGAACCCACCTCGGCACTCGACCCGGTGCTGACCGCCCACTTGCTGGCCATTCTGCGCGACCACGCCGACGCCGGTGGCACAGTCCTGCTGGTGACGCACGACATCGAAGAACTCGAGAGCACCCGGATCGCCGAGGAGGTCAGCGTGATGCGGCACGGCAGGATCGTCGAAACCGGCACCGCCACCCAGGTATTGCGGAGCCCGGCGCACGCCTACACGCGGCTGCTGCTGGCGGCTCTGCCGTCCCGCGGGCTGCACGCCCCCGCGACCCTGCATGATCCGGGCGCACTGCATGATCCGGGCGACACCGACGGGACCGTCCGATGA
- a CDS encoding ABC transporter ATP-binding protein yields the protein MTGTTAHPLVASGVVYTPPVATGRLLAGLDLRVEPGEIVGLTGPSGSGKTTIVRLLSGLIAPDAGSVRLGDTPVGEIRAASGRAVRGRIGVTFQSPRAAMDPRMRLDRAIELSAREAARRGPAGARPVPLDGLAETLGLTSGLLHRRPHEVSDGQLQRAALLRTLAHQPEIVLCDEITAALDRISAAVAMRLLDEIAHRHGRGVLVVSHDHPLVVAVADRVLMVGNGRTVQRPSAPTTLSDPHSGIDSTLGRS from the coding sequence ATGACCGGCACAACCGCCCACCCGCTCGTCGCCTCCGGGGTGGTGTATACGCCACCGGTGGCCACCGGCCGGCTGCTCGCCGGACTCGATCTGCGTGTCGAGCCCGGTGAGATCGTCGGACTGACCGGACCCTCCGGCTCCGGAAAGACCACAATCGTCCGATTGCTCAGCGGGCTGATCGCACCGGACGCGGGTAGCGTACGCCTCGGTGACACCCCCGTCGGCGAGATCCGGGCCGCCTCGGGCCGGGCGGTCCGCGGACGGATCGGGGTGACCTTCCAGTCACCCAGGGCGGCAATGGATCCGCGGATGCGGCTGGACCGCGCCATCGAGTTGTCCGCTCGAGAAGCCGCCCGCCGCGGGCCCGCGGGTGCGCGGCCGGTGCCGCTCGACGGCCTCGCCGAGACACTCGGCCTCACATCCGGACTCCTGCACCGGCGTCCCCATGAGGTCTCCGACGGTCAGCTTCAACGTGCCGCCCTGCTACGCACACTCGCGCATCAGCCCGAGATCGTGTTGTGCGACGAGATCACGGCCGCCCTCGACCGGATCAGCGCGGCGGTGGCGATGCGGCTACTCGACGAGATCGCCCACAGGCACGGTCGGGGCGTACTCGTCGTGAGTCACGATCACCCTCTTGTCGTGGCCGTCGCCGACCGGGTACTCATGGTCGGCAACGGCAGGACCGTTCAGCGACCGTCGGCGCCTACTACCCTGTCGGACCCGCACTCCGGGATCGACAGCACACTCGGCCGATCATGA
- a CDS encoding alpha/beta hydrolase — protein sequence MSRATTPPLSPVARVRRALIKPIGKVPPVLVASLSRWGHVNADGDRLDPPMAVIAWAAANVPGMALVSGTVSQARHRLDESSAMIAETFPPLAVVEDFRIDDTVSATRYRADEQSTGIILYFHGGGFVLGSRASHDAVARRLAIGTGADVVSVDYRLAPEHPFPAATDDALAAWHHVVGAAPGWGVSPDKIVVAGDSAGANLATVLAADVRGEDVRPALQLLIYPVVNASESADTASRREFAKGFYLTAERVNWFTDTYAPVPADRSDPRVSPILADDLSGLAPAYVLVAGFDPLRDEGIAYAERLREAGVPTTLDRAGSLIHGFVNMTALSADARGVFDRMSAAVRAALS from the coding sequence GTGAGCCGAGCCACCACACCGCCACTGTCACCGGTCGCCAGGGTCCGACGGGCCCTGATCAAACCCATCGGGAAGGTGCCGCCCGTGCTCGTGGCGTCGCTGAGCCGATGGGGTCACGTCAACGCCGACGGTGACCGGCTCGACCCGCCGATGGCGGTGATCGCGTGGGCCGCGGCGAACGTTCCGGGCATGGCGTTGGTCAGCGGAACCGTGAGCCAGGCGCGGCACCGTCTGGACGAATCGTCGGCGATGATCGCCGAGACGTTCCCGCCGCTGGCGGTTGTCGAGGACTTCCGTATCGACGACACAGTGTCGGCGACCCGCTATCGGGCCGACGAACAATCGACGGGCATCATCCTGTACTTCCACGGTGGTGGATTCGTGCTCGGCAGCCGGGCGAGCCACGACGCGGTGGCCCGCCGCCTGGCGATCGGTACCGGCGCCGATGTGGTGTCGGTGGACTACCGGCTGGCCCCCGAACACCCGTTCCCGGCCGCCACCGACGACGCGCTGGCCGCCTGGCATCACGTGGTCGGGGCCGCGCCGGGCTGGGGTGTGTCGCCGGACAAGATCGTCGTCGCCGGCGACAGTGCCGGCGCCAACCTCGCGACGGTGCTGGCGGCGGACGTGCGCGGCGAGGATGTGCGGCCCGCCCTGCAGTTGCTGATCTACCCGGTGGTGAACGCGTCGGAATCGGCGGACACGGCCTCGCGGCGTGAGTTCGCCAAGGGGTTCTACCTGACCGCCGAACGCGTCAACTGGTTCACCGACACCTACGCTCCGGTGCCCGCAGACCGTTCCGATCCGCGGGTGTCTCCGATTCTCGCCGACGACCTGTCGGGCCTGGCCCCGGCCTACGTGCTGGTGGCCGGTTTCGACCCGCTCCGCGATGAGGGCATCGCCTACGCCGAACGACTCCGCGAGGCCGGTGTGCCGACGACCCTGGATCGGGCCGGTAGCCTGATTCATGGCTTTGTGAACATGACGGCGCTGTCGGCCGATGCGCGCGGAGTCTTCGACCGGATGTCGGCGGCGGTTCGGGCCGCATTGTCCTGA
- a CDS encoding Mur ligase family protein, translating to MPEREHHNPARLPVRTTVALAAAGAARWASRTAGRGKGSMIGGLIAEKIDPKIMSRLAAGKKTALITGTNGKSTTTRMTAAALAELGEVATQADGANMDAGIIATLSLQRSAGICALEVDELHVPHVSDAVDPSVLVLLNLSRDQLDRVGEINMIERRLREGIARHPDTVLVANCDDVLVTSAAFNAPHVVWVAAGASWVGDSVSCPRTGEPIIRGEDGWYSSGDETFRRPTPDWWVDDEKIYGPDGFVVEMPLSVPGSANRGNAAQAVAAAVAMGADPAKAVAAVGTVREVAGRYGVHRVGNHSVRTLLAKNPAGWQEALSMIDQDADGLVIAVNGQVPDGEDLSWLWDVRFEAFETMKVVAAGERAADLSVRLLYAGAEHITIDDPMKAIASCPPGRVEVLANYTAFRDLGVALERAEAKAAGGNQK from the coding sequence ATGCCCGAGCGCGAACATCACAACCCAGCCCGGCTGCCGGTACGCACCACCGTCGCCTTGGCAGCAGCCGGCGCGGCCCGCTGGGCCTCGCGTACCGCCGGACGCGGTAAAGGCTCGATGATCGGCGGCCTGATCGCCGAGAAGATCGACCCGAAGATCATGTCCCGGCTGGCCGCGGGCAAGAAAACCGCGCTGATCACCGGCACCAACGGCAAATCCACCACCACGCGGATGACTGCGGCCGCGCTCGCCGAACTCGGCGAGGTGGCCACCCAGGCCGACGGTGCCAACATGGACGCCGGCATCATCGCCACCCTGTCGCTGCAGCGTTCGGCCGGCATCTGCGCGCTCGAGGTGGACGAGCTGCACGTACCGCACGTCAGTGACGCCGTCGATCCGTCGGTTCTGGTGCTGCTCAACCTCTCCCGCGACCAGCTGGACCGGGTCGGCGAGATCAACATGATCGAACGCCGCCTGCGTGAGGGAATCGCCCGGCACCCCGACACCGTCCTGGTGGCCAACTGTGACGATGTGCTGGTCACCTCGGCGGCGTTCAACGCGCCACACGTGGTGTGGGTGGCCGCGGGTGCGAGCTGGGTGGGCGACTCGGTGAGCTGCCCCCGCACCGGCGAACCCATCATCCGCGGCGAGGACGGCTGGTACTCCAGCGGCGACGAGACTTTCCGACGCCCCACCCCCGACTGGTGGGTCGACGACGAAAAGATATATGGCCCTGATGGTTTCGTGGTAGAAATGCCACTGTCGGTGCCCGGCAGTGCGAACCGCGGCAATGCCGCCCAGGCCGTCGCGGCAGCGGTCGCGATGGGTGCCGATCCCGCGAAAGCCGTTGCGGCGGTGGGCACTGTCCGCGAAGTCGCCGGCCGGTACGGCGTCCACCGGGTGGGCAACCACTCGGTGCGCACGCTGCTGGCCAAAAATCCGGCCGGCTGGCAGGAGGCGCTGTCGATGATCGATCAGGACGCCGACGGACTGGTGATCGCCGTCAACGGTCAGGTCCCCGACGGCGAGGACCTGTCATGGTTGTGGGATGTACGGTTCGAGGCGTTCGAGACGATGAAGGTCGTCGCGGCGGGCGAACGCGCCGCCGACCTGTCGGTGCGACTGCTGTACGCGGGCGCCGAGCACATCACCATCGACGACCCGATGAAGGCCATCGCCTCCTGCCCGCCCGGCCGCGTCGAGGTCCTGGCCAACTACACCGCGTTCCGCGATCTGGGTGTTGCTCTCGAGCGCGCCGAGGCCAAAGCCGCCGGAGGGAACCAGAAGTGA
- a CDS encoding type 1 glutamine amidotransferase, with product MSESTLRIGLVLPDVMGTYGDGGNALILRQRARMRGIDAEIISITLDDEVPESLDVYTLGGAEDYAQRLATRHLTRFPGLQRAAAAGRPVLAICAAIQVLGHWYETSAGERVEGISLFDLTTSPQERRSIGELVTEPTPDGLTEPLSGFENHRGGTLLGSDARPLGRVRHGVGNGVGDGTEGVVQGSVLGTYMHGPALARNPQLADHLLKRALGVDTLAPLDLPQVDRLRTERLAAARRG from the coding sequence GTGAGCGAATCGACCCTCCGCATCGGCCTGGTGCTGCCCGACGTGATGGGCACCTACGGCGACGGCGGCAACGCCCTGATCCTGCGTCAGCGCGCACGCATGCGTGGCATCGACGCCGAGATCATCTCGATAACCCTCGACGACGAGGTGCCCGAGTCCCTCGACGTGTACACCCTCGGTGGCGCCGAGGACTACGCGCAGCGACTGGCCACCCGGCACCTCACCCGCTTTCCGGGTCTGCAGCGCGCCGCCGCGGCGGGACGCCCGGTACTGGCGATCTGTGCCGCGATCCAGGTCCTCGGCCACTGGTATGAGACATCGGCGGGCGAACGGGTGGAAGGGATTTCACTGTTCGACCTCACCACCTCCCCGCAGGAGAGGCGCAGCATCGGTGAGCTCGTCACCGAGCCGACGCCCGACGGCCTCACCGAACCGCTCAGCGGGTTCGAGAACCACCGCGGCGGAACCCTTCTCGGTTCCGATGCCCGGCCGCTGGGCCGGGTACGGCACGGGGTCGGCAACGGGGTGGGCGACGGCACCGAGGGCGTGGTGCAGGGTTCGGTGCTCGGCACCTACATGCACGGACCTGCCCTGGCCCGTAATCCGCAGCTCGCCGACCACCTGCTCAAGCGGGCGCTGGGCGTCGACACCCTCGCCCCGCTCGACCTCCCCCAGGTCGACCGCCTGCGTACCGAACGTCTTGCAGCGGCCCGTCGCGGTTGA
- a CDS encoding uracil-DNA glycosylase has protein sequence MRYRTVEQLDAALVTCRACPRLVRWREQVAREKRAAFADQEYWGRPVPGFGPADAAVLIVGLAPAAHGANRTGRMFTGDQSGDVLFRGLYDVGLASAPTATSADDGMELFGVRMVAPVHCPPPQNTPTTTERDNCAKWFRAELDLLFPTARSVVVLGGFGWQVALRELAEFGWAVPRPRPKFGHGVQVSLSRGAEAITLFGCYHVSQHNTFTGRLTPAMLREVLAAAADHAGISRHIPAS, from the coding sequence GTGCGGTACCGAACGGTGGAGCAACTCGACGCGGCGTTGGTGACATGCCGCGCATGCCCACGTCTGGTGCGCTGGCGTGAACAGGTCGCGCGGGAGAAACGGGCCGCCTTCGCCGACCAAGAATACTGGGGCAGGCCGGTTCCCGGCTTCGGCCCGGCCGATGCGGCGGTGCTGATCGTGGGTTTGGCACCCGCCGCGCACGGTGCCAACCGCACCGGACGCATGTTCACCGGCGACCAGAGCGGCGACGTGCTGTTCCGCGGCCTCTACGACGTGGGCCTGGCCAGTGCGCCCACCGCCACCTCGGCAGATGACGGGATGGAGTTGTTCGGGGTGCGGATGGTGGCGCCGGTGCACTGCCCGCCGCCGCAGAACACGCCGACCACCACTGAACGCGACAACTGCGCCAAGTGGTTTCGCGCCGAACTCGACCTGCTTTTCCCCACCGCGCGATCGGTCGTCGTTCTGGGCGGCTTCGGGTGGCAGGTGGCGCTGCGGGAGTTGGCGGAGTTCGGCTGGGCGGTGCCGCGTCCGAGGCCGAAATTCGGTCATGGCGTACAGGTTTCACTGTCCCGCGGGGCTGAGGCGATCACCTTGTTCGGCTGTTATCACGTCAGTCAGCACAACACCTTCACCGGCCGGCTCACCCCGGCCATGCTGCGCGAGGTTCTCGCCGCGGCCGCCGACCACGCCGGGATATCCCGGCACATTCCGGCGAGCTGA
- a CDS encoding uridine kinase family protein translates to MITGNRSAVVELAPTVERHLDVLAAELSTGIVAIDGPSGAGKSVIADALVNKLADHGTAAVLIRTDDFATWDNPVAWWPELENDILRPFLRRRDYVYRPRVWHDGVPSLGGPVWVRWEPLLIIEGVSSARTRIAPRLTRALWVDGGTEDQRLARTVARDGEAEREHLQRWQRFERGWFGVDRTRERCLILD, encoded by the coding sequence ATGATCACCGGCAACAGGTCGGCAGTCGTCGAGCTGGCCCCCACCGTGGAACGGCATCTCGACGTGCTGGCCGCGGAGCTGTCCACCGGCATCGTCGCCATCGACGGGCCGTCGGGGGCGGGCAAGTCGGTGATCGCCGACGCACTGGTGAACAAGCTCGCCGACCACGGCACCGCGGCCGTGCTGATCCGCACCGACGATTTCGCCACCTGGGACAACCCCGTCGCGTGGTGGCCCGAACTCGAGAACGACATTCTGCGGCCGTTCCTGCGGCGGCGTGACTACGTGTACCGTCCGCGGGTGTGGCACGACGGCGTGCCGTCGCTCGGTGGTCCGGTGTGGGTCCGGTGGGAGCCGCTGCTCATCATCGAGGGGGTGTCTTCCGCGCGTACGCGGATAGCGCCGCGACTGACCCGGGCACTGTGGGTCGACGGCGGTACCGAGGACCAGCGGCTGGCGCGCACCGTCGCCCGCGACGGCGAGGCCGAACGCGAGCATCTGCAACGGTGGCAGCGGTTCGAGCGCGGCTGGTTCGGGGTCGACCGCACCCGCGAACGGTGCCTGATCCTGGATTGA
- a CDS encoding alpha/beta hydrolase — MPTHRYARVRRRLLPAAVCASFAVIGSVLTVPAPQAQAAPDRLHWGACDRSFMASTSTECATLRVPRSYDNLSGDNLAGPTIELTVSRIAARDPGRKRGVLVGNPGGPGLSAIGMFSQLAMPQAVRDEWDLVAVQPRGLPGATPVRCAAITDPSRLISEMGLLNRERCDEKKTGYYRTLTTETGARDVEQVRRALGVDKLSLFGLSYGTWLFATYATLFPKHTGRLILDSAMDPAQAWSDILIAQTTGYKRRVHEMMAWIADNDRTYHQGTTPLAVYRAWSARIEKQAGVPPSLSAPPARVGDVPPGLQALGELYVRGANLTADTRARFENYLATVTNPGKAQVTSELLVMTRLAAPDRNMWSIVGQLLASEREITVFTPEVLKDMTASTDMQQLMVCNENRSAVDPTLWPASYVQNFIVGDIFEAPGLLYKSGTACAGTTPVGRPVPVRNRGLTVRPLQIQSTGDPQTPYRDSLAMRRAMGAHLITVGGGDHGQFGRLNTAVDNAVVTYLRTGRTTVTSATPAPIRAPLFPMKR; from the coding sequence ATGCCGACTCACAGGTATGCCCGTGTCCGTCGACGGCTACTGCCCGCGGCGGTGTGCGCATCGTTCGCCGTCATCGGGTCCGTGCTGACGGTGCCGGCACCGCAGGCGCAGGCCGCACCGGACCGGCTCCACTGGGGTGCCTGCGACAGGTCGTTCATGGCGTCCACGAGCACCGAGTGTGCGACGCTGCGTGTTCCCCGGTCCTATGACAATCTCTCTGGCGACAACCTCGCCGGACCGACCATCGAACTCACCGTCAGCCGCATCGCCGCGCGCGATCCCGGACGCAAACGGGGCGTGCTCGTGGGCAACCCGGGCGGCCCCGGATTGTCGGCGATCGGCATGTTCTCGCAGCTCGCGATGCCACAGGCGGTACGTGACGAATGGGACCTGGTGGCGGTGCAGCCGCGCGGGCTGCCCGGCGCCACCCCGGTCCGCTGCGCGGCGATCACCGATCCGTCGCGGCTGATCTCGGAGATGGGCCTGCTCAACCGGGAACGCTGCGACGAGAAGAAGACCGGCTACTACAGGACGTTGACCACCGAGACGGGCGCCCGCGACGTCGAACAGGTGCGCCGGGCGCTCGGCGTCGACAAGCTCAGTCTGTTCGGCCTGTCGTACGGGACGTGGCTGTTCGCCACGTACGCCACCCTGTTCCCGAAGCACACCGGCCGGCTGATCCTCGATTCGGCGATGGATCCGGCACAGGCGTGGAGCGACATCCTGATCGCGCAGACCACCGGTTACAAGCGGCGGGTCCACGAGATGATGGCATGGATCGCCGACAACGACCGCACCTACCATCAGGGCACCACACCGCTCGCCGTATACCGCGCGTGGAGTGCGCGGATCGAGAAGCAGGCGGGTGTGCCACCGTCATTGTCGGCGCCGCCGGCGCGGGTGGGCGATGTGCCACCGGGCTTGCAGGCGCTCGGCGAACTGTACGTCCGGGGTGCGAACCTGACCGCCGACACCCGCGCCCGGTTCGAGAACTACCTGGCGACCGTCACCAATCCGGGTAAGGCTCAGGTGACGTCGGAGCTGCTCGTGATGACCCGGCTCGCCGCACCCGACCGCAACATGTGGTCGATCGTCGGTCAGCTGCTGGCCTCCGAACGTGAGATCACGGTGTTCACACCCGAGGTGCTCAAGGACATGACGGCCTCCACGGACATGCAGCAACTGATGGTCTGCAACGAGAACCGTTCTGCCGTCGATCCGACGCTGTGGCCGGCGTCGTATGTGCAGAACTTCATCGTCGGCGACATCTTCGAAGCGCCGGGTCTGCTGTACAAGTCGGGTACCGCCTGCGCCGGCACCACGCCGGTGGGCAGGCCGGTTCCGGTGCGCAACCGGGGGCTCACGGTACGGCCGCTGCAGATCCAGAGCACGGGCGATCCGCAGACCCCGTATCGGGATTCGCTCGCGATGCGGCGGGCGATGGGCGCGCATCTGATCACCGTCGGCGGCGGTGACCACGGCCAGTTCGGTCGTCTGAACACAGCCGTCGACAACGCCGTCGTCACATATCTGCGCACCGGACGCACCACGGTCACCTCGGCCACTCCGGCGCCGATCCGCGCGCCGCTGTTCCCGATGAAGCGGTAG
- the recR gene encoding recombination mediator RecR, with product MYEGPIQDLIDELAKQPGLGPKGAQRIAFHLLAGENADIDRLIAALARVRDDVTFCDYCGNVSADRLCRICSDARRDATKICVVEEPKDVHAIERTKEFRGRYHVLGGALDPLSGIGPDQLRIRELLTRLANQPDGVDVTEVIVATDPNTEGEATATYLLRMLKDFPGLSVTRLASGLPMGGDLEFADELTLGRALSGRRVLA from the coding sequence GTGTATGAGGGCCCGATCCAGGATCTGATCGACGAACTGGCCAAGCAGCCCGGCCTCGGACCCAAGGGCGCCCAGCGGATCGCCTTCCACCTCCTCGCCGGTGAGAACGCCGACATCGACCGGCTCATCGCCGCCCTGGCCCGGGTGCGGGACGACGTCACGTTCTGCGACTACTGCGGCAACGTGTCGGCCGACCGGCTGTGCCGCATCTGCTCCGACGCCCGGCGCGATGCCACCAAGATCTGCGTCGTCGAAGAACCCAAAGACGTCCATGCCATCGAGCGCACCAAGGAGTTCCGTGGGCGTTACCACGTGCTGGGTGGGGCGCTCGACCCGCTGTCGGGGATCGGCCCGGACCAACTGCGCATCCGCGAGCTGCTCACACGCCTCGCCAACCAGCCGGACGGCGTCGACGTCACCGAGGTGATCGTGGCCACCGATCCCAACACCGAGGGCGAGGCGACCGCCACCTACCTGCTGCGGATGCTCAAGGACTTCCCCGGACTGTCGGTGACCAGGCTCGCCTCGGGCCTGCCGATGGGCGGCGACCTCGAATTCGCCGACGAACTCACCCTCGGCCGCGCACTGTCCGGTCGCCGCGTACTGGCATGA